Within Lolium rigidum isolate FL_2022 chromosome 5, APGP_CSIRO_Lrig_0.1, whole genome shotgun sequence, the genomic segment CTTGAAATACCACAACTTATGGACACGTATGTGACATGTTCTGTTAGTGTTTCCGTAGGATATTTGGTTCATATTTGAGTTGACTGATGTTGTTGATGTTTCATTTGGTCGTTGGTTCACTTGGTTAGACTATAGACCCATATTCTTGTGCTGTACTGTATAGTTTCAAGTGTTCTATCAATTAATACGCTACCGCTTACAGATGCATACGGAATGGAAACTATGACGAGGCACTTGATCTAGAAGCTTTTGTTAGTAAAATTTCAAAGTTGCATCCAGAGTAAGTCAAGTTACAGAATACATGTTGTTGCCCATCATTCAATATAATTATAATTAACTATTTGCCATTTCATATGAAGTTTACCTGTCATCCAAGGATTAGCTGCTGAAGTCAAGAAGACTATACAGTCACTAATTTCACAGCTTCTCCAGAAACTCCGATCAAATATTCAGGTGATGATGTTGATCAACTAAACTTATAATGACTAGCACCATTTTCATATTTTACACTGGCAATGATTGTGCTGTGCTGTCTTCTTTGCTGTAAATATTATATTTTTAATGTAGTGGTAAATGTATTTCCTTGTGTTGTGTCATTCTTGCCCCAAATTGTTTGATCTGTCTACTCTCTTCAGCACATATGTATCTAAGTCTGGTCCATTTtattgcctacagtattttagtgTAGCGGTAAATGTATTTCCTTGTTTTGTGTCATTTCTTGCCCCAAATTGTTTGATCTGTCTACTCTCTTCAGCACATATGTATCTAAGTCTGGTCCATTTTATTGCCTACAGTTACCAGAATGCCTCCGTATTGTTGCACATCTGCGTCGTATTGGAGTGTTCAGCGAATCCGAATTGCGCTTACAGGTATtctgaatgtttcatgtgattttGATATAATTCTGGTTCAACTTTAGATACTGCTTTACTGTCAAATGTATGAGTGGTTCTTCTTGGTTAACATGTCTAAGTATCCTAGTTTTTGCAGTTCGTACATGTGTTGTAGAATCTGTTTTCTGTGAACCTTTTCTTTTTGTAGGTCATAACAGTAGTTAGAATGCAATTTGGTCGCTTTCACCTCCTAACTCTGATATAAGCTCTAGTTCCTGAGATGCAGGGAAGCATGGCTTTCTGGGATTCTTGATGATCTGGACCAAAGGAATGTATATGATTATCTGAAAGGCATGGTGAGTTGCCACAGGACGCATCTATTTGATGTTGTCAATCAATATCGAGCGATATTCAACAATGATAAATCGGGAAGTGAAGAGAACAGTGATGGTGGGCTGCTTTTCAGCTGGGCAATGCACCAAGTTAGTAATCACCTCACCACTCTTCAAGTTATGTTGCCAAATATAACGGAAGGTGGGTCTCTGTCAAACATTCTTGAACAGTGCATGGTGAGTATCTTGTTTTTGTTGCTGAGTAACAGTTCATAGTACAAATTTTATTACCAACAGTTTGAATACTTTTGTAATTTCTTATCACTGGATCATCTCGCAGTATTGTGCAATGGGCCTTGGCTTGGTTGGACTGGATTTCCGTGGTCTGCTTCCACCAATTTTCGAAAAGTAATTGGTATTTAATTATTAGAATATATTTTGTCTTTGCTGGAAAGGAGTTGTGTTTGCTGACGTTATCTGCTTCTTGCAGTGCGGTTTTGAATTTGTTCTCCAAGAATATGGGTACGGCGGTTGAGAATTTTCAGGTAAGCATTTGTATACCACGTGTTTTAGCTGTTGTGGCTATGCTATTTCGTTCTTCTCTAGATATGCATAGCATGAATTCATATTAGAAGGTCTTTGGTACTTTACTGAGTGGTTTGCTCTTTCGCATTATACTCTGCAATTCTCTAGACTCTTTCTCCTGCAAATATTAGTCTAGCACCATAACTGATGCCACTATAACATTTTCTAATCATGCTAGGTTGTCTTGGATTCACATCGTTGGGTTCCAATGCCATCTATTGGCTTTGTCACAAATGGAGTTGTGGATGATACTTCTGATGATGTGACACCACCTTCTGTTTTAATGGAACATCCACCTCTCGCAGTGTTTGTTAATGGTAAGTTTAACTTGTTTCAGGAATTAACTTGTAATCATGTGTTGACTCGAATGGTGTTAGTGAGCATACAAGTTGATATGTTCTTGTTTCAAACTCATGGTTGCAGGTGTTTCGGCAGCAATGAATGAGCTAAAACCATGTGCACCATTGAGCTTGAAGCATGTCCTTTCTCAGGAGGTGGTGAAAGGATTACAAGCAGTTTCTGAGTCCCTAGTCAGATACAATGCCATGCGGATGCTGCGGGGAAATGAGTCATCCCTTTTCATCTCACTTTGCCAGGCATTTATTGAGGTAACTTTAGCTTCATATATGATTAAGAACTACCTATGGAAATAGCAAAAGAAAAAAGTGCACTTATGCAAGGAAAGAAAACAGAATATGTTCAAGGCCTCAAACTCATCAGATCTAAATTACAGTCAGTAATATTTCTCTTTCAACTCAGAGAAGTCTGAAATATAAACTTCTCATCTCATCTCaggttgcatatccttattgcgctGCATGTTTTGGAAGATGCTATCCCAATGGAGGAACGCTGATCACAGAGTGCCGCAGCACATTCGATGCTGTCAGCCAGCTGTTGACCGTACCTTCAAGGTCAGGTTCTGGGATCAGCAGCATCGAAAGAAGGCAGTCAGGTGGCATTGAAAGAAGGCAGTCTGGAGGTATCGAAAGGAAGCAGCCTGTAGGCATCGATAGAAAGCAATCGGGAGGCATCGAGAGAAGGCAGTCGATTGAGAGTGCTGGGACTGCGGCCTCCGAGAATGGACATCTAACCGATGGCCCAGAGCCAGAGGTAACCAGCAATGCCGGAGCCACTGTGGCACCATCTGGGGCTAACACACAAACAGATGTACCCACAAACGCATAGCTTGGACCTCGTTTACGGGGTCTATCGAAGTCCTGGTTATCTTCGGGCAGCAAGGAGCCGTTGCTGCAAGATTATGCTCATCGACAGTTTGGTTCTTACTTTTGCCCGTGGTCTCAGTGTACACAAGAATCTCATCTCAGAGTGTTTGGTGTTGATCTGTACAATACACCATTGAAATTTTAGCTGTGCATGTCTAGCCCATACCTAGGTGTTGTAGATGGAAGATTGTTTCATACTGACGACAATAAGTTGATAATATCAAGCGAGCGCCCTACACTGTTGAGGAATTCCCATTGTTGACTGCACATTTGATCATGAAGGTTCTTTGCTCTGTGAGCTGGCTTGGCCGTTTTTTTTGGCAATCTATTTGGAACAAGGAAATATTGCTTGGGACAATCCAATTTATGTAACGGTTTGGGAGAAATATTCACTTGTTTCTTCGTTGtctgcatcttcttctttttttttaataaaaaaatcccAGTCAAAATTTTACACCTTTAAAGATTAACATGAGGGAGGAGATGCAAGAGTGCAAGCAAATGGATCTTCATCTCCTTGAATGAATGGACGAATAAAGAACAGAAGAGGGTAGAGGAGGAAGAATGGCGCTTGCAAGTTGCAAGAAAAATGAAACGGAAGAAGATGGATCTCCGTCTCTGCTGGCGTGCCGGCCGGTACCAAGTACCAAGGCGTGCGTGCGACCCATGCCATGTGCACGCACACCTCATCATCCCCTTTATCTTCTTTGACAAGTTGGACATCGACTGATCAACGAATCAGCGCCATAATGGCGCTCCTTGATAAATCTTGACAAACAACATTGCAGTTGGTAGCTGCGTAGGACTGGCCTAACATAACAGTGTTCGCCACCTGAATTCCGCTGTTCAAATTCGTTCTGTCCTGAATCGAGGAAATGCATACGGGGGTTTGGCACCGACGAGAGCGCTTGGAAATCGTCCCTACTAAAAAAGTGTATTAATCCTTTTTTTGTCGATACATTGGTTTGAAGATCATAAATGAGAGGGCGTAGGGTGTATTGTTCGTGTGTTGCACCTACTTGTTCTGTTCAAATTCATAACAAAGGTTATGTGAACTATTCACATTGTGTGTGTATATTAGTCTATTTTTTTGGTGGTACCTAAGCTCTGCTTGAGGGACAATCATGCTTTATTCATTAATTAAACGAACAAATTAGACTGAAGAGCACGAACAATAAAGATATCTGAGACAGCCAAAAGTTGAATCAAAGTTCCGAGTTGGCCTCTCTAGATCTATCTTTTGGATCTGAACTTTTCCCAATTAAAAATGTTTGAGTTCATAAAATATGTTACGTGAAATATTCATACATCTCTATTTACTTGTAATTTTTGATTTTCAAGTTCACCTTCTCATATTCAATTTTaaaatcaacatattcttttttacTATTTCCTCCGATCTAGTATTGGTGGAAGTATACTCGGGAGGTGTGTCAATTAATCTGGGCGAGAGGGAGTACACACTGTCACCCTTCCGGGAAACTgtcatttgcaactagttgcaccCGTTCAGATATTACACTTAGAAGTTttcaaaaagtacgaaaataaatcTAGAACGTATATTATGTTGTGCATTATGCGTCCGTGAAGTTTCATCAAATATTTGAAAATGTCTGGGCTGCAGAAAAAAGACAAATGATATGCGAATCTATGCACTTTGATTTTTTTTCCATAGGTCACATATGATCATATTTTGGAATATATATGGACAAGACACAACATAACCCGTGTCCACGATTTTATTTCACAAtttttaaaaacacaaaaaatgcgACATCCAATGATAGGGTGcaggcgcaactagttgcggaatatccgCACCCCACTCTTCGCAAGTTTTGGAAGTTTTTCTCGTTACATCACTtccataaaaatatatcaaaattccTATCCACAATTTATGAGATCATAGGTGGGCAGTTAGCAATTAAGGCAGCGGGCGCAGCCCTGGACTTGCCGCTGACGCCCTTTCCTCTTCCCAAGGAGTCGGACTAATAAAAAACCGGCGCCATAGCTCCTTTGGCCGCCTTCTCCATCATATTGCCCATTTTTACAACCCTGCCATCCACTCCTCCCCgttccccaccaccaccatcctctcgccgccgccgccggcgatgggAGGAACGCACTTCCCCGCCGACGACGCCGCCCACGAGCTCACCGTCGACGCGTACGGGGACCGCCGCGACGTCGGCAAGATGGAGCACGGGTTAGGCCgcaccccctctctctctcgccctCCCCCGCCATTTTTGCTGCGATTCGTTCGTCTCGGCGATCCAATTCGCTCGATTCCGCGCGTGCCCCGTCTTCCCCCTGCCGTCTGGCGCGTCCCGCTGTTGCGGTTTCGGTCCTTCGCTTGCCTTGGTCCGCTGGGCTCCTCCCGTGTCTCGTGATCCGTCGCTGGGCTCCCTTCCGACAAGTTCCGTCTGGCGGCGCCGATTCTGATCCCCGCCCCCTTTTTTTTTGACCGCGCAGGTGCGAGCATTACCGGCGGAGATGCAAAATCGTGGCGCCGTGCTGCAAGGAGGTCTTCTCCTGCCGCCACTGCCACAACGACGCCACGGTACGCTACTGGTTCTCTTCTGCTCACCGCCGTCGCGTGCGTGACTGTTAGCTTGTTCATCCATGTAGGTAGAAGGTAACCCACCATGCTCGTGCGGTTATCACCGCTCGCTCGGTTTAGTGTTTCACTGTTATCATCGCCTGCTTTCGTTTGTGCCGAGCCAAAGGAAAATATAGGGTTAGTAGTTCGTGCCTGAAAGGAACATCAAGTCTTCCATGGCATCCTCACAGGTTAAGTTGGTTAGGTCGATATTGAATCGATATTTTAGTACGGCTATATGATTGtggtgggttttaattttgatttTGCTCTTTTAATCCTTTCGAGCAACTAGTTTGGTTGAAACTTGTGCATCCTAAGTCGCCACCTGAAATTTCAGTGACTGGTATGTGGTATGATGTAATCTTCAGGGTCCTGGCAAAACAAATGCAGAAACACAAGCTTTTTTCCGACTGAAGGAGCCCAAGCTCCCAGTTCCATTTACAAAACCAGAGTATCAC encodes:
- the LOC124658393 gene encoding conserved oligomeric Golgi complex subunit 8 translates to MDLLDAGHRHSSELSAAGADMDGASVLPLSGAAYQPYVSELLSFSIERLHKEPELLRVDGERVRRQMQEVAVENYAAFIAASEALSFVRAQLEGFDKHLEALVEEIPNLTSGCTEFVESAHQILEERKLNQTLLANHSTLLDLLEIPQLMDTCIRNGNYDEALDLEAFVSKISKLHPDLPVIQGLAAEVKKTIQSLISQLLQKLRSNIQLPECLRIVAHLRRIGVFSESELRLQFLRCREAWLSGILDDLDQRNVYDYLKGMVSCHRTHLFDVVNQYRAIFNNDKSGSEENSDGGLLFSWAMHQVSNHLTTLQVMLPNITEGGSLSNILEQCMYCAMGLGLVGLDFRGLLPPIFENAVLNLFSKNMGTAVENFQVVLDSHRWVPMPSIGFVTNGVVDDTSDDVTPPSVLMEHPPLAVFVNGVSAAMNELKPCAPLSLKHVLSQEVVKGLQAVSESLVRYNAMRMLRGNESSLFISLCQAFIEVAYPYCAACFGRCYPNGGTLITECRSTFDAVSQLLTVPSRSGSGISSIERRQSGGIERRQSGGIERKQPVGIDRKQSGGIERRQSIESAGTAASENGHLTDGPEPEVTSNAGATVAPSGANTQTDVPTNA